In the genome of Mucisphaera calidilacus, one region contains:
- a CDS encoding discoidin domain-containing protein produces the protein MRNWLTLTVAILTATTLCHALDQHTLYDGSDPDAWAAIPADGVRQTLTTEQQPDGETALRVDFSFEAGAGYAVSQLKLPQPINLPENFALTFDLRGDTPPNTLEVKLLDPSGENVWWVNRRNHTFTKAWTNVRLKRRHFVFAWGPAGGEQLHDQLGALEIVVTASSGGQGTIWIDNVQLQPIPPAVTGPLQLAVRCEQSENDLYRTTTLVAQPDAINLRTQPGDHSTIMMDLGDLREFAGILLGWSTDRYPQAYTLETSTDGNTWTQLAAVTQGIGGPDGHLAPEHEARYLRINTTRTHDSQGLTLESLQLLPVDAPSPANAIIQSAAAAAPRGTFPMTTENRQVFWNVVGLPDRDEEALISEHGSLEVHKGGFTLEPLLRVNDNVLTWADAAHTQHLAPGPVPISSVTRTHDKLSLTITPLPRVIDNNQVILTRYRITNTSDTPQAVTLGLAIRPLQVLPPWQNLNIDGGHSPIHRVRHAHDDHGLIVNDNAPVIAINPPDALTVGSFIDGQPTDWLRHDIESETDETHDTHGLASGLMAFDHQLEPGASADVIVATPLGDSLVPAISKLRRLDFDQQYEQAIDEWEERLGPRIFAVDHPSAAPMLDSLRAQLGYILINKDGDRIQPGSRTYERSWIRDGALTGTALVNLGQAASVARYLDWYADYQYDNGKIPCVVDHRGADPVDEHDSTGQFIYLAKLLLDHTGDTEFARRHDQHVRKAVDYLEALRNQRLTEPYLGTAYEGLVPESISHEGYSAKPMHAYWDNTFVVRGFADAAAIAQRLGETENAQRYAQLADAHRQAMVRSVEMAATEHGIDYIPGCVELGDFDPPSTAVAISVGDLRHHLPADLMNRTFDKYWEGFITRLTDERDWFDYTPYELRVMSTMVRLGHRERAHTMYQWLARDQHPANWLHWAEIAYRDDRAPRFIGDMPHTWVGAGFINATRAMFVAEDETRGQLRLGLGIRSTWLDGQGVRVTDAPTRYGSISYQLRRVGDTAHLHITGDASPPNGIILYLPGPSGSQAITTTIPQSPASLTIDLTP, from the coding sequence GACCGTCGCGATCCTCACCGCCACCACCCTCTGCCACGCCCTCGATCAGCACACCCTCTACGACGGCTCCGACCCCGACGCATGGGCCGCCATACCCGCCGACGGCGTCCGGCAGACCCTCACCACCGAACAGCAGCCCGACGGCGAAACCGCGCTCCGCGTCGACTTCAGCTTCGAAGCCGGGGCCGGCTACGCCGTCAGCCAGCTCAAACTCCCCCAACCCATCAACCTGCCCGAGAACTTCGCCCTCACCTTCGACCTCCGAGGCGACACGCCACCCAACACCCTCGAAGTCAAACTCCTCGATCCCTCAGGCGAGAACGTCTGGTGGGTCAACCGCCGCAACCACACCTTCACCAAAGCATGGACTAACGTCCGCCTCAAACGCCGACACTTCGTCTTCGCATGGGGACCCGCCGGCGGCGAACAACTACACGATCAACTCGGCGCCCTCGAGATCGTCGTCACCGCCTCCTCAGGCGGCCAAGGCACCATCTGGATCGACAACGTCCAACTCCAGCCCATCCCCCCCGCCGTCACCGGCCCCCTCCAACTCGCCGTCCGCTGCGAACAATCCGAAAACGACCTCTACCGCACCACCACCCTCGTCGCACAGCCCGACGCCATCAACCTCCGCACACAGCCAGGCGACCACAGCACCATCATGATGGACCTTGGCGACCTGCGCGAGTTCGCCGGAATCCTCCTCGGCTGGTCCACCGACCGATACCCCCAGGCCTACACCCTCGAAACCTCCACCGACGGCAACACCTGGACACAACTCGCCGCCGTCACCCAAGGCATCGGCGGGCCCGACGGACACCTCGCCCCCGAGCACGAGGCCCGCTACCTGCGCATCAACACCACACGAACCCACGACAGCCAGGGCCTCACCCTCGAATCCCTCCAACTCCTCCCCGTCGACGCACCCTCACCCGCCAACGCCATCATCCAGTCCGCCGCAGCCGCCGCGCCACGCGGCACCTTCCCCATGACGACCGAGAACCGCCAGGTCTTCTGGAACGTCGTCGGCCTCCCCGACCGCGACGAAGAAGCCCTCATCAGCGAGCACGGCAGCCTCGAAGTCCACAAAGGCGGATTCACGCTCGAACCCCTCCTCCGCGTCAACGACAACGTCCTCACCTGGGCCGACGCCGCCCACACCCAGCACCTCGCGCCCGGCCCCGTCCCCATCAGTTCCGTCACGCGCACCCACGACAAACTCTCCCTCACCATCACCCCCCTGCCCCGCGTCATCGACAACAACCAGGTCATCCTCACCCGCTACCGCATCACCAACACCAGCGACACCCCGCAAGCCGTCACCCTCGGTCTCGCCATCCGCCCACTCCAGGTCCTGCCCCCCTGGCAGAACCTCAACATCGATGGCGGCCACTCCCCCATCCACCGCGTCCGCCACGCCCACGACGACCACGGGCTCATCGTCAACGACAACGCCCCCGTCATCGCGATCAACCCGCCCGACGCCTTGACCGTCGGCAGCTTCATCGACGGCCAGCCCACCGACTGGCTCCGCCACGACATCGAATCAGAAACCGACGAGACCCACGACACCCACGGCCTCGCGTCCGGCCTCATGGCCTTCGACCACCAGCTCGAACCCGGAGCCTCCGCCGACGTCATCGTCGCCACGCCGCTCGGCGACAGCCTCGTCCCTGCCATCTCCAAACTCCGACGCCTCGACTTCGACCAGCAGTACGAACAGGCCATCGACGAATGGGAAGAACGGCTCGGCCCGCGCATCTTCGCCGTCGACCACCCCTCCGCCGCCCCCATGCTCGACAGCCTCCGCGCACAGCTCGGCTACATCCTCATCAACAAGGATGGCGACCGCATCCAGCCCGGCTCACGCACCTACGAACGATCATGGATCCGCGACGGAGCCCTCACCGGCACCGCACTCGTCAACCTCGGACAGGCCGCGTCCGTCGCACGCTACCTCGACTGGTACGCCGACTACCAGTACGACAACGGCAAGATCCCCTGCGTCGTCGACCACCGCGGCGCAGACCCCGTCGACGAACACGACTCCACCGGACAGTTCATCTACCTCGCCAAACTCCTGCTCGACCACACCGGCGACACCGAATTCGCCCGACGGCACGACCAACACGTCCGCAAGGCCGTCGACTACCTCGAAGCCCTGCGCAACCAGCGACTCACCGAACCCTACCTCGGCACCGCCTACGAAGGACTCGTCCCCGAATCCATCAGCCACGAGGGCTACTCCGCCAAACCCATGCACGCCTACTGGGACAACACCTTCGTCGTCCGCGGCTTTGCCGACGCCGCCGCCATCGCTCAACGCCTCGGCGAAACCGAAAACGCCCAACGCTACGCACAACTGGCCGACGCACACCGACAGGCCATGGTCCGCTCCGTCGAGATGGCCGCCACCGAGCACGGCATCGACTACATCCCCGGCTGCGTCGAACTCGGCGACTTCGACCCACCCTCCACCGCCGTCGCCATCTCCGTTGGCGACCTCCGGCACCACCTCCCCGCCGACCTCATGAACCGAACCTTCGACAAGTACTGGGAAGGCTTCATCACACGACTCACCGACGAACGCGACTGGTTCGACTACACCCCCTACGAACTCCGCGTCATGTCCACCATGGTCCGGCTCGGACACCGCGAACGCGCCCACACCATGTACCAGTGGCTCGCACGCGACCAGCACCCCGCCAACTGGCTCCACTGGGCCGAGATCGCCTACCGCGACGACCGCGCGCCGCGATTCATCGGCGACATGCCCCACACCTGGGTCGGCGCCGGATTCATCAACGCCACACGCGCCATGTTCGTCGCCGAAGACGAAACCCGCGGACAACTCCGACTCGGCCTAGGCATCCGCTCCACATGGCTCGACGGCCAGGGCGTCCGCGTCACCGACGCACCCACACGCTACGGCTCCATCAGCTACCAACTCCGACGCGTAGGCGATACCGCCCATCTTCACATCACCGGCGACGCCAGCCCGCCCAACGGCATCATCCTCTACCTACCCGGCCCGTCCGGCTCCCAGGCCATCACCACCACCATCCCCCAAAGCCCCGCATCCCTCACCATCGACCTCACCCCCTAG